The following proteins are co-located in the Caldalkalibacillus uzonensis genome:
- a CDS encoding cyclase family protein, with protein sequence MKIYDISMPIHQDMPVYKNKVEKKPHFEVMSDFKTGKVHETRIHLDVHTGTHVDAHLHMFEDGETIEAIRLEELVGPCKVLDFTHVEDGISKADLEQKQINPSDFILLKTKNSFDTEFNFEFIYLKEDGARYLADIGVKGVGIDALGIERNQPGHPTHKTLMNKNIIILEGIKLDQVDERVYFMVAAPLKLLNVDAAPARVMLFDQLPAL encoded by the coding sequence TTGAAAATTTATGATATTTCCATGCCTATTCATCAAGATATGCCTGTGTATAAAAATAAGGTAGAGAAAAAGCCTCATTTTGAAGTAATGAGTGATTTTAAAACCGGTAAAGTGCATGAGACGCGGATCCACCTTGATGTCCACACAGGGACTCATGTAGATGCCCATTTGCATATGTTTGAGGATGGAGAAACCATCGAGGCGATTCGGCTTGAAGAGCTGGTAGGTCCATGCAAGGTGCTGGACTTCACCCATGTGGAGGACGGGATTTCCAAAGCAGATTTGGAACAAAAACAGATTAACCCTAGCGATTTTATTCTGCTTAAAACAAAAAACTCCTTTGATACAGAGTTTAATTTTGAATTTATTTATCTAAAAGAGGATGGGGCCCGGTATCTTGCTGACATTGGTGTAAAGGGAGTGGGAATTGATGCATTGGGCATTGAGCGCAATCAGCCTGGGCACCCTACTCATAAAACTTTAATGAATAAGAACATTATTATACTAGAGGGAATCAAGCTGGATCAGGTTGATGAGAGGGTGTATTTTATGGTGGCAGCTCCTCTCAAGTTGTTAAATGTGGATGCTGCTCCCGCTCGCGTCATGTTGTTTGACCAATTACCTGCCCTCTAA